One genomic region from Anguilla rostrata isolate EN2019 chromosome 2, ASM1855537v3, whole genome shotgun sequence encodes:
- the gosr2 gene encoding Golgi SNAP receptor complex member 2, with amino-acid sequence METLYHQTNKHIHEVQSNMGRLESTDRESVHLLENELQARIDQIFSCLERLEILASKEPPNRRQNAKLRVDQLKYDVQHLQSGLRNFQHRRYMREAQDREREELMTRTFTTNDADTSIPIDETLQFNSSLHSAHKDMDNLLGSGSSILDGLRDQRNSLKNTHKKMLDVANMLGLSNTVMRLIEKRAFQDKFIMMGGMLVTCVVMFLVVRYIN; translated from the exons ATGGAGACGCTCTATCACCAGACAAACAA ACACATCCATGAGGTGCAGTCCAACATGGGTCGTCTTGAATCGACAGATAGAGAATCTGTCCACT TGCTGGAGAATGAACTGCAGGCTAGAATTGACCAGATCTTCAGCTGCTTGGAAAGACTGGAGATTCTAGCCAGTAAGGAGCCACCCAACCGCCGGCAGAATGCAAAACT ACGGGTCGACCAGCTGAAGTATGATGTCCAGCACCTTCAGTCCGGCCTGCGCAACTTCCAGCACAGGCGTTACATGCGCGAGGCCCAGGACcgtgagagggaggagctgatGACCCGCACCTTCACTACTAAC GATGCAGACACCTCTATCCCCATCGACGAAACTCTGCAGTTCAACTCCAGTCTTCACAGCGCGCACAAAGACATGGATAACCTGCTGGGCAGCGGAAGTAGCATCCTCGATGGCCTGAGAGACCAGCGGAACTCCCTCAAG AACACTCATAAGAAGATGCTGGACGTGGCCAACATGCTGGGTCTGTCGAACACGGTGATGCGCCTGATTGAGAAGAGAGCCTTCCAGGACAAGTTCATCATGATGGGCGGCATGCTGGTAACCTGCGTGGTCATGTTCCTCGTGGTCAGATATATCAACTGA
- the wnt9b gene encoding protein Wnt-9b, with protein sequence MCPRLPRTACLLRLIALCILLSQTSAYFGLTGREPLVFLPAPLSNESPSGKAHLKQCEQLTLTRRQKRLCRREPGLAETLRESVRLSLLECRYQFRNERWNCSLDGRGSLLKRGFKETAFLLAVSSAALTHALAKACSSGRMERCTCDDSPDLEHREAWQWGICGDNLKYSTKFLKNFLGQKRVSKDLRAQIDSHNINVGVRAVKSGLKTTCKCHGVSGSCAVRTCWKQLSPFHDTGRLLKFRYDSAVRVLSVTNAATGEAELAGPRRHGHSPRSMDLVYLEDSPSFCRPSRYSPGTAGRPCAKDASCQNLCCGRGYNTALRHTTLSCHCQVRWCCHVECQTCLREEEVYTCKKH encoded by the exons GTTGACAGGCAGAGAGCCACTGGTGTTTCTACCTGCACCGCTATCAAACGAGTCTCCCTCGGGTAAAGCGCACCTGAAGCAATGTGAGCAGCTGACCCTAACTCGCCGACAGAAGCGTCTTTGCCGCCGGGAGCCGGGTCTGGCCGAAACACTTCGGGAATCTGTGCGCCTCAGCCTCCTGGAATGCCGGTACCAGTTCCGAAACGAGAGGTGGAACTGCAGCCTCGACGGCCGAGGAAGTCTGCTAAAGCGAG GGTTTAAGGAGACAGCGTTTTTGTTGGCGGTGTCATCGGCAGCCTTGACCCATGCGCTGGCAAAAGCATGCAGTTCTGGTCGGATGGAACGCTGCACTTGCGACGACTCACCAGACTTGGAGCACCGAGAAGCCTGGCAGTGGGGCATTTGTGGCGACAACCTCAAGTACAGCACCAAGTTCCTCAAGAATTTCTTGGGGCAGAAGAGGGTCAGTAAGGACTTGAGAGCACAGATCGACTCTCATAACATCAACGTGGGAGTTCGG GCAGTGAAGAGCGGGCTGAAGACCACCTGTAAATGCCACGGCGTGTCGGGCTCCTGCGCCGTGCGCACCTGCTGGAAGCAGCTCTCCCCCTTCCACGACACCGGCCGGCTCCTCAAGTTCCGCTACGACTCGGCCGTGCGCGTGCTGAGCGTCACCAACGCCGCCAcgggggaggcggagctggcGGGGCCCCGGCGCCACGGCCACAGCCCCCGCTCCATGGACCTGGTCTACCTGGAGGACTCGCCCAGCTTCTGCCGGCCCTCCCGCTACTCCCCGGGCACGGCCGGGCGGCCCTGCGCCAAGGACGCCAGCTGCCAGAACCTGTGCTGCGGGCGCGGCTACAACACCGCCCTGCGCCACACCACCCTCTCCTGCCACTGCCAGGTGCGCTGGTGCTGCCATGTGGAGTGCCAGACCTgcctgagagaggaggaagtgTACACATGTAAAAaacactga